In Leptolyngbya sp. NIES-2104, the genomic window ATCGGAAACGAAGCCAGTAAAGGCAGCGCGATCATCATTCAGGGTGGCGGCAGCTATCTCAGTCCCACTTGGGCAGGGCAAAATATCACTCTGCGAATGGAAACGAATGCTCAATTGCGCGGTGTGACCGTAACAAACCCGAATACACGCGGAACGGGCGTTTGGGCAGAGTCAACCGCGCCTTCGATCGCGAATTGCACTTTCACAAAATGTAATCGCGAAGGCTTTTTCGCCACCGGAACTGCAAACCCAATCATCACCGATTCTGTTTTCACTCAAAACGGTGGCAACGGCGCTTCATTCTCTCGCAATTCTAAAGGTGAATTTCGGCGCAATCTGTGTCAAAACACTGGATTTGGTCTTGCTATTAGCGACAATGCTGCACCTTTAGTGATTGAAAACAATCTCACCCAAAATCGATCGGGCATTGTGGTCAGTAATGCCGCTCGTCCGGTGTTGCGGGGAAATACGATCGCTCAAAATACCGAAAGTGGTTTAATTGTGCTGGCGAGTGCCGCTCCGAATTTGGGTAGTTCTCAAGATCCTGGCGGCAACACGTTCCGCGACAATGGCACGCTCGATGTCGAAAACGCAACGAATCCCCAAATTACGATCGTTTCCGTCGGCAATCAACTCAATGCGTCGCGAGTTCAAGGTGCGGTTGATTTTGTGGTAAGCCAGGTTCCAACCCCCACTCCGACTCCAATCCCCGCACCGACTCCAACACCTGCACCCATTCCAGCCCCAACACCTACACCTGTTCCAGCCCCTAGTCCAACACCTACACCCATTCCAACCCCCACCCCGACTCCTTTACCGCCTCCGATTCCGGTTCCGCTTCCCACTCCGACCCCTACGCCCACTCCAGCCCCAACTCCGACTCCTTCCCCTGCACCGACGGCGGGTCTAACAGATATTCGCGGACATTGGGCAGAAGCATTTATTCAATCCCTAGTCAGTCGCAATCTGATTACAGGATTTCCAGACAATACCTTTAAGCCAGAAAACTCTTTAACTCGCGCTCAGTTTGCCGCAGTCGTCGCGAAAACCTTTAATCTCCCGCTCAAACAACCCGCGACGAATTTTTCTGATGTGCCTTCAAACTTTTGGGCAGCCGAAGCGATTACGAAAGCGAACCGAATGGGCTTTATCACCGGATTCCCAGATGGCACGTTCCGCCCTGGATTGAATCTCACTCGGACTCAAGCGATCGTGGCTTTAGTCAACGGCTTAGGACTCACCGGAGGAACGCCACAACTATTGGGACTGTACAGCG contains:
- a CDS encoding S-layer homology domain-containing protein, which produces MVQAGSPILFVNPSSGNDSANGSQASPLKTITRALQQARSGTTIQLASGTYDTTSGEVFPLTVPAGVVIIGNEASKGSAIIIQGGGSYLSPTWAGQNITLRMETNAQLRGVTVTNPNTRGTGVWAESTAPSIANCTFTKCNREGFFATGTANPIITDSVFTQNGGNGASFSRNSKGEFRRNLCQNTGFGLAISDNAAPLVIENNLTQNRSGIVVSNAARPVLRGNTIAQNTESGLIVLASAAPNLGSSQDPGGNTFRDNGTLDVENATNPQITIVSVGNQLNASRVQGAVDFVVSQVPTPTPTPIPAPTPTPAPIPAPTPTPVPAPSPTPTPIPTPTPTPLPPPIPVPLPTPTPTPTPAPTPTPSPAPTAGLTDIRGHWAEAFIQSLVSRNLITGFPDNTFKPENSLTRAQFAAVVAKTFNLPLKQPATNFSDVPSNFWAAEAITKANRMGFITGFPDGTFRPGLNLTRTQAIVALVNGLGLTGGTPQLLGLYSDRAQIPSFATEKVATATQRRLVVNYPNVSQLRPLQELTRGEVTAFIYQSLVALNQAQAIASSYIVNPDAANTAFVDVTNHWAKDFVLGLSGQNFIQGFADGTFKPDAPMTRAQYATLIARAFNPAARRPGISFPDVGNDFWARTAIDQAYRAGFISGFPDGTFKPNQNVTRLQLVLSLVSGFGLTPANSSLLAVLDDRNAIPQSFQDRVAAAVQADIVVNYPNQKQFNPNREATRGDVSAMVYQTLVRDGRVAAINSPYIVTA